A portion of the Glycine max cultivar Williams 82 chromosome 10, Glycine_max_v4.0, whole genome shotgun sequence genome contains these proteins:
- the LOC112998160 gene encoding LOW QUALITY PROTEIN: small RNA degrading nuclease 3 (The sequence of the model RefSeq protein was modified relative to this genomic sequence to represent the inferred CDS: substituted 3 bases at 3 genomic stop codons), with translation MRVLVDIVKLAQKRGLKGNLGGXKEFLNNHDKKFGAGLSDPSKRSHEVLAAFLKTFSKEEELKFFDNIMRHHLNQYMLERLKDKSHDSPEQRLVQATLXHSLYPLDYSFPLIDEGWIVINFKNKPKVIKSTEMVVVDCEMVLCEDETEAVVKVCVVDHNFSLCLEELVKPNKEIADYRTKITGVSSQDLEAVTCSMADIQKYMNKLLSSGIILVGHSLPNDLRVLKLDHVKVINTSYIFQSLDGSIHKRPSLNSLCQATNCGKIEEKQKWKILILYLXFISNCCLDDAKAAMDLVLAKIKHGVDKEFPIALVQEHVSKSELAKLLLHKIPNTVNIETLHKILPGDFKIELKLGSPSRKGQGASYSAFAIFKSPQEADEAYENVQGSQLKLYITYEAPTPDTTQTRTRGHLKC, from the exons ATGAGG GTGCTGGTTGATATTGTAAAATTAGCACAAAAAAGAGGCCTAAAAGGTAATCTAGGAGGCTAGAAAGAATTCTTGAACAATCATGACAAAAAGTTTGGGGCAGGTTTGAGTGATCCATCAAAGAGATCCCATGAGGTATTGGCTGCATTTCTAAAGACATTTTCAAAGGAGGAAGAGTTGAAG TTTTTTGATAACATCATGCGACATCATTTAAATCAATACATGTTGGAGCGACTGAAAGATAAATCTCATGATTCCCCTGAGCAA AGGCTAGTCCAAGCAACTCTGTAACATTCATTATATCCATTGGATTATTCATTTCCATTAATTGATGAG GGGTGGATAGttataaacttcaaaaacaaaCCCAAGGTGATTAAGTCAACTGAAATGGTTGTTGTTGACTGCGAAATGGTTCTCTGTGAAGATGAAACTGAAGCGGTAGTTAAAGTCTGTGTGGTAGAccataattttagtttatgc CTAGAAGAACTTGTAAAACCAAACAAAGAAATTGCAGACTACAGAACAAAGATAACTGGTGTCTCTTCTCAAGATCTAGAGGCAGTGACTTGCTCCATGGCTGATATACAG aaatacatgaacaaattgTTATCAAGTGGAATCATATTAGTGGGGCACAGTTTGCCTAATGATCTGCGTG TGCTGAAGCTTGATCATGTTAAAGTGATTAACACTTCATATATCTTCCAATCCTTGGATGGATCTATTCACAAGAGACCTTCTTTGAATAGTTTATGTCAGGCAA CAAATTGTGGCAAGATAGAAGAAAAACAGAAATGGaaaatattgatattatatttatagtttatCAGCAATTGTTGTCTAGATGATGCAAAAGCAGCTATGGACCTTGTTCTTGCAAAGATCAAACATGGAGTTGATAAGGAATTTCCAATTGCATTAGTTCAAGAGCAT GTTTCAAAAAGTGAGCTGGCAAAGCTTCTTCTTCACAAGATACCAAACACTGTAAACATTGAAACATTGCATAAAATTCTTCCTGGAGATTTCAAAATTGAACTGAAGCTAGGTAGT CCTTCCAGGAAAGGTCAAGGAGCAAGTTATTCTGCCTTTGCAATTTTTAAAAGTCCACAAGAGGCAGATGAGGCCTACGAAAATGTCCAAGGAAGCCAATTAAAG TTGTATATCACCTATGAAGCACCGACACCGGACACGACACAGACACGGACACGTGGACACCTGAAATGTTGA